A stretch of DNA from Staphylococcus equorum:
TACGAAATTCCATTATCAGAAGTGGTTTTTGATTTCTTCGACCAACTTAAATCTAATACTAAAGGTTATGCTTCTTTTGATTATGAATTTATTGATAACAAAGAAAGTGACTTAGTAAAAATGGACATATTGCTAAATGGCGAAAAAGTAGATGCTTTAAGCTTTATAGTACATAAAGAATTCGCATATGACCGTGGCAAAATGTTAGTTGAAAAATTAAAAACACTAATTCCAAGACAACAATTTGAGGTCCCTGTTCAAGCAGCAGTTGGCCAAAAGATTGTTGCACGTACAAATATTAAATCGATGGGTAAAAACGTATTGTCTAAATGTTACGGCGGAGATATCAGCCGTAAGAAAAAATTATTAGAAAAACAAAAAGCCGGAAAAGCTAAAATGAAATCTGTAGGTAACGTTGAGATTCCTCAAGATGCATTCCTAGCAGTTCTTAAGATGGATGAAGATTAATATAAATTAAACATTGGGGCCTTAAATCCATTCGATTTATGCCCCAGTTTTTTGTTGTGTTCTCACATCTTCAAAAAATGAAAGTAGGTGAACGCAATATGGAAGTGAAAAGTGCTTATATCCATATTCCTTTTTGCGTGAGGATTTGTACGTATTGTGATTTCAACAAGTACTTTATACAAAACCAACCAGTTGATACGTATTTAGATTGTTTAATCACTGAAATGCAGCAAAGTGAAGTCAGAAAATTAGAAACAGTTTTTGTTGGAGGCGGTACGCCTACAGCACTTGATTATCAACAACTCAAAAAATTATTAGTAGCTATTACAGATACTTTTGAAATAAAAGGAGAATTTAGCTTTGAAGCAAACCCCGATGAATTAACAATTGAAAAAGTTCAATTGCTTAAAGATTATGGTGTTAATAGGTTGTCTATGGGTGTTCAAACATTTAAACCAGAATTATTAGACATACTCGGTAGAACACACAAAACAGAAGATATTTATCAATCGGTTGCTAATGCTCGTCAAGTTGGCATTCCATCTATTAGTTTAGATTTAATGTATCATTTACCGAACCAAACTCTAGAAGATTTTCAAGATAGTCTAGAAAAGGCTTTGTCGATGGATATTGATCATATATCGAGTTACGGTTTGATATTAGAACCCAAAACAAAATTTTATAATATGTATAGAAAAGGCCAATTGAAAGTTCCTAATGAAGATATTGGTGAAGAAATGTACGAATATCTACTAGAAAGAATGGAACAATCAGAGATGCATCAATATGAAATATCTAATTTTGGTAAAGTTGGACATGAATCCGAACACAATAAAGTGTATTGGAAAAATGAAGGCTATTATGGCTTTGGTGCTGGCGCAAGTGGTTATGTAAATGGAGAGCGTTATAATAATGTAAATCCAGTAAACCATTACATTAAAAAAGTACAAAATAATGAACGCCCCTTATTAGATTCAACATTTCCTACCGAAACAGAGCAAATGGAAGAAGAAATGTTTTTAGGCTTACGGATGAATATAGGTGTGGATAAAGACAAGTTTTCACAGAAATTTGGAAAAACATTAGAAGAAGTCTATGGTCAAACTATAGAAGACTTAATTCAACGTGAACTTTTAATTGAGCAAAACGGACATATCACAATGACTGAACGTGGAAAAGTCATTGGAAATATTGTCTTTGAAGCATTTTTATTAAATGTATAAAAAAATTAAAATTGAATGCTTTAACATTGACTTACTTTGACCAATTTGATAAATTATAATTAGCACTTGGAACAAAAGAGTGCTAATGAGGTGAAAACATGATTAGCGATAGACAATTGAGCATACTTAATGCAATTGTTGAAGATTATGTTGATTTAGGTCATCCAATTGGTTCAAAAACGCTGATTGAACGACACAAATTGAATTTTAGTCCTGCAACTATTCGAAACGAGATGAAGCATCTCGAAGACCTTGAATTGATTGAGAAGACACATACTTCATCAGGGCGATCACCATCACAGTCAGGCATCAGATATTATGTGAATCAATTATTGCAACAAACATCTCATCAACAGCAAACAAAAATTCAACGTTTGAGTGATTTACTAGTTGATAATCATTATGACATTTCCTCAGCACTGAGCGAATTTGCAAATGAACTTTCAATTGCATCTCAATATACAACGTTGGTAATGCGTCCAAATCACAAAAAAGATATAATTAATAACATTCATTTGATTCGAGCAAATGCCTATTTGGTTATAATGGTAGTCGTGTTCACATCCGGTCATGTAGAACATCTGCATTTAGCATCCGATGTTCCGTTATCTAATGACGAACTAACAAAAATTTCGAATTTTGTTACTGCTAAATATGATGAATGGAATCATCATCGTTTTGAAAATGAGTTAGATGCTTTTGTTAATTCTGAATTAGAGAAGCATTTTATCAAAGATATGCTAAGTACAATCGAGATTCATTTTGATAATCAAAGTAATGGCATTTTTATGGGCGGAAAGGTTAAACTAATTGATGCGTTGAATGAAACGAACGTGTCATCGATTCAACCTATTTTGCAATATATAGAATCGAATAAAATTACACAATTACTTGATGATATGTCTAATTCGACAATAAACGTCAAAATTGGACATGAAATAGAATCAAGTTTGAGTGGTATTTCTATCGTCACAAGTCAGTATCACATTGACGATAGATTAAAAGGGCAAATTGCGGTTATCGGACCAACAGCAATGAATTATCAGAACGTAATACGATTACTAAATACGATTTGGTAATTAAGTATTGTATTGGAGGGCGGAAAATGACAGAAAAAAATGAATCAGTATTTGATCAAGAAGCAAATGAAGATGTAACAGATAACGAGCAAAATACATCTGCTGTAAATACTGATGAAACTACAGATGCATCACAAGATAATCTGCAGGAGGACGATTCACAAGAAACTACTGAAGATGTGGATCCTAAAGATGAAGAAATTCAACAATTAAAACAAGATGTTCAAGAAAATGAAGAAAAGTATTTAAGATTATACGCAGAGTTTGAAAATTACAAGCGTAGAATCCAAAAAGAAAATCAAACAATGAAAGCATATAAAGCGCAAGATGTGCTTAATGATATTTTACCAACAATAGATAACATTGAGCGTGCGCTACAAATTGAAGGCGAAAATGAACAATTCCAATCACTTAAAAAAGGTGTGGAAATGATTCATGAAAGCTTAATTAATGCATTAAAAGAAAATGGTTTAGAATTAATTGAAACTGAAGGTCATCAATTTGACCCGAACGTTCATCAAGCTGTAGTTCAAGATGATAACCCTGATTTTGAATCAGGCGAAATCACTCAAGAGCTACAAAAAGGTTATAAACTAAAAGAACGTGTATTAAGACCTTCA
This window harbors:
- the hemW gene encoding radical SAM family heme chaperone HemW — encoded protein: MEVKSAYIHIPFCVRICTYCDFNKYFIQNQPVDTYLDCLITEMQQSEVRKLETVFVGGGTPTALDYQQLKKLLVAITDTFEIKGEFSFEANPDELTIEKVQLLKDYGVNRLSMGVQTFKPELLDILGRTHKTEDIYQSVANARQVGIPSISLDLMYHLPNQTLEDFQDSLEKALSMDIDHISSYGLILEPKTKFYNMYRKGQLKVPNEDIGEEMYEYLLERMEQSEMHQYEISNFGKVGHESEHNKVYWKNEGYYGFGAGASGYVNGERYNNVNPVNHYIKKVQNNERPLLDSTFPTETEQMEEEMFLGLRMNIGVDKDKFSQKFGKTLEEVYGQTIEDLIQRELLIEQNGHITMTERGKVIGNIVFEAFLLNV
- the hrcA gene encoding heat-inducible transcriptional repressor HrcA; translated protein: MISDRQLSILNAIVEDYVDLGHPIGSKTLIERHKLNFSPATIRNEMKHLEDLELIEKTHTSSGRSPSQSGIRYYVNQLLQQTSHQQQTKIQRLSDLLVDNHYDISSALSEFANELSIASQYTTLVMRPNHKKDIINNIHLIRANAYLVIMVVVFTSGHVEHLHLASDVPLSNDELTKISNFVTAKYDEWNHHRFENELDAFVNSELEKHFIKDMLSTIEIHFDNQSNGIFMGGKVKLIDALNETNVSSIQPILQYIESNKITQLLDDMSNSTINVKIGHEIESSLSGISIVTSQYHIDDRLKGQIAVIGPTAMNYQNVIRLLNTIW
- the grpE gene encoding nucleotide exchange factor GrpE, giving the protein MTEKNESVFDQEANEDVTDNEQNTSAVNTDETTDASQDNLQEDDSQETTEDVDPKDEEIQQLKQDVQENEEKYLRLYAEFENYKRRIQKENQTMKAYKAQDVLNDILPTIDNIERALQIEGENEQFQSLKKGVEMIHESLINALKENGLELIETEGHQFDPNVHQAVVQDDNPDFESGEITQELQKGYKLKERVLRPSMVKVNQ